The following are from one region of the Methanorbis furvi genome:
- the mtrE gene encoding tetrahydromethanopterin S-methyltransferase subunit E: MQEIIIGIGVTALAGALAAVAGAAEDTESNIGSQGDPNSQVQLAPQMGYTHRIYNKAVSGEPPAYTLWVTLACGVAWAFIMMNVNAVLAIIFGTVLATFVQGIYATTAYLGRTASLSKFGQPVFIDVLKSVTTVTMGHAFVAIFTTVTACYLMSTVLHHPFALPLLGVVWGLALGAAGSATGNPYYGKERQYQNQKFGAGVPISASGNIVRYAEAGQRSSIDNGFFTAKLGGPASGLCFGLIVFFELWRTVLFEPIANGWGAVVAGVVIILIFMIIDRYVEVWARKNYGPYTAAATEA, encoded by the coding sequence ATGCAAGAAATTATCATCGGCATTGGAGTAACTGCCCTTGCGGGAGCTCTCGCAGCGGTTGCAGGTGCAGCCGAGGATACTGAGTCCAACATCGGTTCACAAGGTGACCCGAACTCTCAGGTCCAGCTTGCACCTCAGATGGGTTATACTCACCGTATATACAACAAAGCAGTATCCGGTGAACCCCCAGCATATACGCTCTGGGTAACCCTTGCTTGCGGTGTTGCATGGGCATTCATTATGATGAATGTTAATGCAGTACTGGCAATCATCTTCGGTACAGTTCTCGCAACCTTTGTGCAGGGTATCTATGCTACCACTGCATACCTTGGAAGAACCGCAAGTCTTTCCAAGTTCGGACAGCCGGTCTTTATTGATGTCTTAAAATCAGTAACGACTGTAACCATGGGTCACGCATTCGTTGCAATCTTCACTACGGTAACCGCTTGTTACCTGATGTCAACAGTGCTTCACCACCCGTTCGCACTTCCGCTTCTCGGCGTGGTATGGGGTCTCGCTCTTGGTGCAGCAGGTTCTGCAACCGGAAACCCGTACTATGGTAAGGAGCGTCAGTACCAGAACCAGAAGTTCGGTGCTGGTGTGCCAATCTCTGCATCCGGTAACATCGTTCGTTACGCAGAAGCCGGTCAGAGAAGCTCTATTGACAACGGTTTCTTCACCGCAAAACTCGGCGGACCAGCATCCGGTCTCTGCTTTGGTTTAATTGTGTTCTTTGAACTGTGGCGTACCGTTCTCTTTGAGCCTATCGCAAACGGATGGGGAGCAGTAGTTGCAGGTGTTGTTATCATCCTCATCTTCATGATCATCGATCGCTATGTTGAGGTATGGGCACGCAAGAACTACGGACCCTACACCGCGGCAGCTACGGAGGCCTAA